GTCGGGTACAATCTGCTACATCCGTGGTGAATTGGGTCGGGGTGAATGATCCGTTTACCCCGGCATACAAATAAATTCCCAAAAACAACGGTAAACCACCGGGTTGCACATAATGACAGATGCTGTTCCCTTGCTCCAGGTTGAAGCGGTTCATGCTGGGTATGTCAAAGATCTAGATATTCTTCAAGGCATCAACTTTAAGGTCTATCCGGGCGAGTTGGTGGCGGTGATTGGCCCTAACGGAGCCGGTAAGTCTACGCTGGCGAAAGCTATTTTTGGGCTGTTGACGCCCCATCGCGGCAAGATCCTGTTTCGTCGGGAGTCGATTCTGGGGCTGAAGCCCAACCAAATTGTCGAGCGGGGGATGTGCTACGTGCCGCAGATCTCGAATGTGTTTCCATCGTTGAGCATTGAAGAAAATCTAGACATGGGGGCATTTATTCGCGATACGCCGCCCAAAGAACTCAAGCAAAAGATTTTTGAGATGTTTCCCGTGCTGGCAGAGCGGCGCAGGCAGCGGGCGGGCACATTGTCGGGTGGAGAACGGCAGCAGCTTGCCATGGGGCGAGCCCTGATGCTAGAACCGCGCTTGATG
This portion of the Leptolyngbya sp. CCY15150 genome encodes:
- a CDS encoding ABC transporter ATP-binding protein yields the protein MTDAVPLLQVEAVHAGYVKDLDILQGINFKVYPGELVAVIGPNGAGKSTLAKAIFGLLTPHRGKILFRRESILGLKPNQIVERGMCYVPQISNVFPSLSIEENLDMGAFIRDTPPKELKQKIFEMFPVLAERRRQRAGTLSGGERQQLAMGRALMLEPRLMLLDEPSAALSPQLVTTIFDRIRQINQGGTAIVLVEQNARRALEMSHRGYVLDTGRDRVEGPGSELLNDPSVGELYLGASRSRS